A stretch of the Filimonas lacunae genome encodes the following:
- a CDS encoding winged helix-turn-helix transcriptional regulator: MICKEAQPAECRGRLRAIQDTMDILSGKWKMTIIACLGFQKKRFMDLQREVEGIGPKMLAKELQELEINGLVQRTVSCTKPLTVEYHITEYGQTLRPVIHEMAVWGKQHRHRIMHTTS; the protein is encoded by the coding sequence ATGATTTGCAAAGAAGCACAACCGGCAGAGTGTCGCGGCCGCCTGAGAGCCATCCAGGACACCATGGATATATTAAGCGGCAAATGGAAAATGACCATCATTGCCTGCCTGGGCTTTCAGAAAAAGCGGTTTATGGATCTACAGCGCGAAGTAGAAGGCATAGGCCCTAAAATGCTGGCGAAAGAACTACAGGAGCTGGAGATAAATGGCCTGGTACAACGCACTGTTAGCTGCACAAAGCCTTTAACGGTAGAATACCATATTACCGAATACGGCCAAACACTGCGCCCGGTAATACACGAAATGGCGGTATGGGGCAAGCAACATCGCCACCGGATTATGCATACAACCAGCTAA
- a CDS encoding NAD(P)/FAD-dependent oxidoreductase, translating into MVAKETYDVIIIGGSFAGLQAGMTLGRSLRKTLIIDSALPCNRQTPHSHNFLTHDGAVPAKLAALAREQTLQYPTVQLLQGKAITGGAIENGFSVTTEAGETFHSRKLLFASGIKDNLPAIPGIAESWGISVIHCPYCHGYEVRQQPTGIIANGELAFHFAQLINNLTNQLTLFTNGQPELTAEQLQQLQQKNITIETRNIKGVLHQQGYLHTIVLEDETQVAVKALYLKPNFEQHCSIPAQLGCEISTNNLLVVDGFYKTTIPGVYAAGDCTSMMRSVSVAVASGMSAGAFINKELVSEAFQ; encoded by the coding sequence ATGGTTGCAAAAGAAACATACGATGTAATTATCATAGGAGGAAGCTTTGCTGGTCTGCAGGCAGGCATGACGTTAGGACGCTCATTACGTAAAACATTGATTATCGACAGCGCTCTCCCCTGCAACCGGCAAACGCCTCACTCGCACAATTTTCTTACGCATGATGGTGCGGTGCCGGCAAAGCTGGCCGCTTTGGCGCGGGAGCAAACCTTGCAATATCCAACCGTGCAACTGCTGCAAGGCAAAGCCATTACCGGTGGAGCTATAGAAAACGGATTTTCGGTTACCACCGAAGCAGGCGAAACATTTCACAGCCGCAAGCTATTGTTTGCTTCCGGCATAAAGGATAACCTGCCCGCTATTCCTGGTATAGCTGAAAGCTGGGGCATTTCAGTGATACATTGTCCCTATTGCCACGGCTACGAAGTACGCCAACAGCCAACAGGCATTATTGCCAATGGAGAGTTGGCGTTCCATTTTGCACAATTAATCAATAACCTCACCAACCAGCTTACCCTTTTTACCAACGGGCAACCCGAGCTTACAGCAGAGCAATTGCAACAACTCCAACAAAAGAATATCACTATAGAAACCAGGAATATCAAAGGAGTATTGCACCAGCAGGGCTATTTGCACACTATAGTACTGGAAGACGAGACCCAGGTTGCAGTAAAAGCGCTGTACCTGAAACCCAATTTTGAACAACATTGCAGCATACCTGCACAGCTGGGTTGCGAAATTTCCACAAACAACTTACTGGTAGTGGATGGCTTTTATAAAACCACGATACCAGGCGTGTACGCTGCCGGCGACTGCACCTCTATGATGCGTTCCGTAAGCGTAGCAGTGGCTTCGGGCATGAGCGCCGGCGCCTTTATTAATAAAGAACTGGTGAGCGAAGCTTTTCAATAA
- a CDS encoding glycoside hydrolase family 127 protein yields MKFGFILIGLLACKQVAAQQQPLAAFPLQRVRLLDGPFKKAQDADMQYMLSLNPDRLLAPYLREAGLTPKAESYGNWENTGLDGHIGGHYLSALSNMFAATGKPEIKQRLDYMINQLALCQQANGDGYIAGIPGGKAMWQDVAAGKIKAGSFSLNDKWVPWYNIHKLYAGLYDAYVIAGNEQAKGMLLQLCNWCVNLTAHLSDDQVQQMLRSEHGGMNEVFANVAALTGDNKYLVMARRFSDKRILAPLLQQKDSLTGIHANTQIPKVIGYKAVAEVAEDSTWANAANFFWQTVVHNRTVSIGGNSVREHFHPANDFSSMIESREGPETCNSYNMLKLTRRLFLSQPAVAYMDYYERTLYNHILASENPNGGFVYFTPMRPNHYRVYSKPQEGFWCCVGSGLENHGKYGELIYAHTANDLYVNLFMASTLDWKEKGVTVMQQTRFPLEEATNLKLTVAKPASFAVYLRSPSWVTKGQLQVLVNQKPVEAVADNNGYIAVRKTWQTGDVITVRLPMHTITEFLPDSSNWVSFVHGPIVLSAATDTTGLQGLFADGSRMGHVAGGPLRPLDDAPMVVAAKDQLDMALVPGKQPLTYTAPAIFYQPAAKKLVLQPFYTIHNSRYVIYFPYTQPALLDSIRKVMQEKEQAKLSLDAITADLVNCGEQQPENDHGFAGENTDNGLFKEQHYRNAKGWFSYNLRNVGGKATKLRVTYYGKDKNRSFSIYVNGRLLSNVKPDGNGGDRFIAVDYPLPAEATNAAMLTVKFAAEPGSATVNIFEVRLLK; encoded by the coding sequence ATGAAATTCGGCTTTATTCTCATAGGCTTATTAGCCTGTAAGCAAGTGGCTGCGCAGCAGCAGCCACTTGCTGCTTTTCCGTTGCAGCGTGTACGATTGCTGGACGGACCTTTTAAAAAAGCACAGGATGCAGATATGCAGTACATGCTTTCTTTAAACCCTGATCGTTTATTGGCTCCCTATCTGCGTGAAGCGGGCTTAACGCCCAAAGCAGAATCGTATGGCAACTGGGAAAACACCGGGCTGGATGGGCATATTGGCGGACATTATCTTTCTGCCTTATCTAACATGTTTGCTGCTACCGGAAAGCCTGAAATAAAACAGCGGCTGGACTATATGATTAACCAGCTGGCGCTTTGCCAGCAGGCGAATGGTGATGGTTATATAGCAGGTATACCTGGTGGTAAGGCCATGTGGCAGGATGTGGCAGCCGGTAAAATTAAAGCGGGCAGTTTTTCGCTTAATGATAAGTGGGTGCCATGGTATAATATCCATAAGCTATATGCAGGCTTGTATGATGCTTATGTGATAGCAGGTAATGAGCAGGCAAAGGGTATGCTGCTACAATTGTGCAACTGGTGTGTAAACCTTACTGCTCATTTGAGTGACGATCAGGTGCAGCAAATGCTCAGGAGTGAGCATGGCGGTATGAATGAGGTGTTTGCCAATGTAGCTGCGCTTACAGGAGATAACAAATACCTGGTAATGGCGCGACGCTTTTCGGATAAACGCATATTAGCGCCTTTGTTGCAGCAGAAAGATTCGTTAACAGGCATACATGCCAATACGCAAATTCCCAAAGTGATTGGTTACAAAGCCGTAGCTGAGGTAGCAGAAGATAGCACCTGGGCGAATGCTGCCAATTTCTTCTGGCAAACGGTTGTGCATAACAGAACGGTATCTATAGGTGGCAACAGCGTGCGGGAGCATTTTCATCCGGCCAACGATTTCAGTTCTATGATAGAATCAAGAGAAGGGCCGGAAACCTGTAACTCGTATAACATGCTAAAGCTTACGCGGCGTTTGTTTCTTTCACAGCCTGCGGTAGCGTATATGGATTATTACGAGCGTACTTTATACAATCACATTCTTGCTTCTGAAAATCCGAATGGTGGCTTTGTATATTTTACGCCTATGCGTCCCAATCACTACCGTGTGTATTCCAAACCACAGGAAGGTTTTTGGTGTTGCGTAGGATCAGGGTTAGAAAATCATGGCAAGTATGGGGAATTGATATATGCACATACTGCTAACGATTTGTATGTAAACCTGTTTATGGCTTCTACACTGGATTGGAAAGAGAAAGGCGTAACTGTGATGCAGCAAACCCGTTTTCCTCTGGAAGAAGCTACCAATTTAAAGTTGACTGTGGCTAAGCCGGCATCCTTTGCCGTGTATCTCCGTTCTCCTTCGTGGGTAACCAAGGGGCAATTGCAGGTGCTGGTGAATCAAAAGCCAGTGGAAGCAGTAGCAGATAATAATGGCTATATCGCTGTTCGTAAAACCTGGCAAACGGGCGATGTAATTACAGTACGACTGCCCATGCACACTATCACAGAGTTTTTGCCAGACAGTTCTAACTGGGTATCGTTTGTGCATGGTCCGATTGTGCTTTCAGCGGCCACCGACACCACCGGTTTGCAAGGCCTGTTTGCAGATGGAAGCCGTATGGGGCATGTAGCAGGTGGGCCATTGCGGCCACTGGATGATGCGCCTATGGTAGTTGCTGCAAAGGATCAGCTGGATATGGCGTTGGTGCCAGGGAAGCAGCCGCTTACTTATACTGCGCCTGCTATCTTTTATCAGCCTGCTGCTAAGAAGTTGGTGTTACAGCCTTTTTATACCATTCACAACAGCCGGTATGTGATCTATTTTCCTTACACACAACCTGCTTTACTGGATTCGATAAGGAAGGTGATGCAGGAAAAAGAGCAAGCGAAACTATCGTTGGATGCTATTACAGCAGACCTGGTCAACTGTGGCGAACAACAGCCGGAGAATGATCATGGTTTTGCTGGTGAAAACACCGACAATGGTTTGTTTAAAGAACAGCATTACCGCAATGCGAAAGGATGGTTTTCGTATAACTTGCGTAACGTTGGAGGTAAGGCTACTAAGCTGCGCGTGACCTACTATGGTAAGGATAAGAACCGCAGCTTTAGCATCTATGTAAATGGGCGGTTATTGTCAAATGTAAAGCCTGATGGGAATGGTGGGGATAGGTTTATAGCAGTAGATTACCCTTTGCCTGCAGAAGCGACAAACGCTGCAATGCTTACTGTGAAATTTGCAGCAGAGCCTGGTAGTGCTACAGTTAACATATTTGAAGTGCGGTTGCTGAAATAG
- a CDS encoding RNA polymerase sigma factor has protein sequence MQDELDYKQLYTLHYRKLFNYGKKFTTNIALIEDSIQDVFLDYWKRSAQMEQPQALTPYFFSAFRALYPILQAEINKNGNLIQNTGY, from the coding sequence ATGCAGGACGAGCTTGACTATAAACAACTGTATACGCTGCACTACCGGAAACTGTTTAATTACGGCAAAAAGTTTACCACCAACATTGCCCTGATAGAAGACAGTATCCAGGATGTGTTTTTAGATTACTGGAAGCGTAGTGCGCAGATGGAACAGCCACAGGCATTAACTCCTTATTTTTTCTCTGCTTTCCGGGCGTTATATCCCATTCTGCAGGCAGAGATAAATAAAAATGGTAATCTTATACAGAATACAGGATATTAG
- a CDS encoding deoxyguanosinetriphosphate triphosphohydrolase: protein MDWKYLLSARRWGQEEYIARDQDEARSQFQRDYDRLIFSSPFRRLQNKTQVFPLPGSVFVHNRLTHSLEVASVARSMGNIFFNRIKKQNPDLFNEVPLLSEVGNIVASASLAHDLGNPAFGHSGEAAISRYFTDGDGKGYQSQLNNDQHWKDFTSFEGNANALRMLTHSFKGKGNGAFALTYSTLAAIVKYPCASPAGHQKGIIYRKKYGFFQSEQTTFKNIAEELQMEKVLDEPLIYKRHPLVYLVEAADDICYNIIDLEDAHRLKILSFDQVRDLLLAVCNDERLPGRLADDFSDEDAKISLLRAKAINKLILQCVDVFINEQEAILNGSFDKSLTDALDAPVSDAWKAIEKVSREKIYNYSSVIQKEVAGYKVMAGLLEEFVPALINNNTHYYKKLVHLIPSQFLTDNDDLYSKIQSVLDFVSGMTDLYAVEMYSKIKGISFPALS from the coding sequence ATGGATTGGAAATACTTACTATCAGCCAGAAGATGGGGGCAGGAGGAATATATAGCCAGGGATCAGGACGAAGCCCGCTCGCAGTTTCAGCGGGATTACGACCGCCTTATTTTTTCTTCTCCGTTCAGAAGACTACAAAACAAAACACAGGTATTTCCATTACCGGGTAGCGTATTTGTACATAACCGGCTCACACACAGCCTGGAAGTGGCTAGTGTGGCGCGTTCTATGGGCAATATATTTTTCAACCGCATTAAAAAGCAAAATCCCGATCTGTTTAACGAGGTGCCTTTATTAAGTGAAGTAGGCAATATTGTAGCATCCGCTTCGCTGGCACACGATTTGGGCAATCCGGCCTTTGGCCATTCTGGTGAAGCCGCCATCTCCCGCTATTTTACAGATGGTGACGGAAAAGGATACCAATCACAACTGAATAACGATCAGCACTGGAAAGATTTTACCTCTTTCGAAGGCAATGCCAACGCACTGCGTATGCTTACACATTCCTTTAAAGGAAAAGGCAACGGCGCTTTTGCATTAACCTATTCCACCCTGGCCGCTATTGTAAAATACCCCTGCGCTTCGCCTGCAGGACATCAGAAAGGTATTATTTATCGAAAAAAATATGGGTTTTTCCAGTCAGAACAAACCACCTTTAAAAACATTGCAGAAGAGTTGCAAATGGAAAAAGTGCTGGACGAGCCATTGATTTACAAGCGCCATCCGCTGGTGTACCTGGTAGAAGCCGCCGACGATATCTGTTATAATATTATTGACCTGGAAGATGCACACCGCCTGAAAATTCTCAGCTTTGACCAGGTGCGGGACCTGCTACTGGCCGTGTGCAATGATGAAAGATTGCCAGGCCGCCTGGCCGACGACTTCAGCGATGAAGATGCCAAAATAAGCTTGCTGCGCGCCAAAGCCATTAATAAGCTGATACTGCAATGTGTAGATGTTTTCATTAATGAACAGGAAGCTATTTTAAACGGCAGCTTTGATAAAAGCCTTACCGATGCACTGGACGCTCCGGTAAGCGATGCCTGGAAGGCCATTGAGAAAGTATCCAGAGAAAAGATCTATAACTATTCCTCTGTTATTCAAAAAGAAGTGGCTGGCTATAAAGTAATGGCTGGCTTGCTGGAAGAATTTGTTCCCGCCTTGATTAATAACAACACACACTATTATAAAAAACTGGTACACCTTATTCCTTCCCAGTTTTTAACGGACAACGACGATCTCTATTCCAAAATACAATCCGTGCTGGATTTTGTATCGGGCATGACCGATTTGTATGCAGTAGAAATGTACAGTAAAATAAAAGGAATTTCTTTCCCGGCGTTAAGCTAA
- a CDS encoding DMT family transporter — protein sequence MTLWSLCLIIAAALFHAIWNLITKQVNGRLPFFWLVCFFSAVIYLPFVSYQLTKEPVAYTYSIILFAVVSGLLHLLYFVVLQAGYRNADLSIVYPIARGAGPLFSVSGAILIFHEHPGVLALAGVALIIAGVIIMTGISFKRGTAVSKGLLYGTLTGVFIASYTLWDKTAVVDYHVSGVFITFASVVLPMLLLIHIPIKQHQAVIATAKNNWKQAIAVAVFQPLAYWLVLLALKTTPVTYVAPARELSIVFGVFFGMNVLKEKDSTKRLLGSLVILGGIALLAIG from the coding sequence ATGACACTTTGGTCTTTATGCTTAATTATTGCCGCCGCTTTATTTCATGCTATCTGGAATTTAATCACCAAACAGGTAAATGGCCGGTTGCCTTTTTTCTGGCTGGTTTGTTTCTTTTCTGCTGTCATTTATCTGCCTTTTGTAAGTTACCAGCTCACCAAAGAACCTGTAGCTTATACTTATAGCATTATACTGTTTGCCGTGGTCAGCGGCCTGTTACACTTACTGTACTTTGTGGTGCTACAGGCAGGTTACCGCAATGCCGATTTGTCTATCGTATACCCTATAGCACGTGGCGCTGGTCCGCTGTTTTCTGTAAGCGGTGCCATATTAATTTTTCATGAACATCCGGGCGTACTGGCACTGGCCGGTGTGGCACTGATTATTGCCGGGGTAATTATTATGACGGGCATTTCGTTTAAACGGGGCACTGCCGTTTCCAAAGGGCTGTTATACGGCACACTCACAGGTGTATTCATTGCCTCTTATACTTTATGGGATAAAACTGCCGTAGTAGACTACCATGTTTCCGGTGTGTTTATCACGTTTGCTTCTGTGGTGTTGCCCATGCTTTTGCTTATACACATTCCCATTAAACAACACCAGGCAGTAATAGCAACCGCTAAAAATAACTGGAAGCAGGCCATTGCGGTAGCCGTATTTCAACCACTGGCCTACTGGTTGGTGCTGCTTGCCCTCAAAACCACTCCTGTAACTTATGTTGCTCCCGCCCGCGAGTTGAGCATTGTTTTTGGGGTGTTCTTTGGCATGAATGTTTTGAAAGAAAAAGACAGCACCAAACGCCTGCTGGGCTCACTGGTAATACTTGGTGGTATTGCCTTGCTGGCTATCGGCTAA
- a CDS encoding TlpA family protein disulfide reductase gives MAQPTVSPKGKKSVLSTILSWTIPALALVIAFNTEAKAWAIRGLMEVGFFQLHMSADTAVAALPEATAAEDVVFRDGSGNSVSLSSLKGKVVFINFWATWCPPCRAEMPSINTLYNKFKDSSNMVFIMVDVDGKYEQSNRFVKQNNYNFPLYVPASAIPSSFLGNAIPTTVVLNKKGKIAMRHEGGADYGSAKSEKFIQSLLND, from the coding sequence ATGGCACAACCAACAGTGAGCCCCAAGGGCAAAAAAAGTGTTTTATCTACTATTCTTTCCTGGACAATTCCGGCGCTGGCGCTGGTTATTGCTTTTAATACAGAAGCCAAGGCCTGGGCTATCCGTGGCTTAATGGAAGTGGGCTTTTTTCAGTTGCACATGTCGGCCGATACAGCGGTGGCTGCTTTGCCGGAAGCTACAGCTGCAGAGGATGTGGTGTTTAGAGATGGATCGGGAAATAGTGTTTCCTTGTCTTCTTTAAAGGGTAAGGTAGTGTTTATTAATTTCTGGGCTACCTGGTGTCCTCCCTGCCGTGCAGAAATGCCTTCTATCAACACTTTGTACAATAAGTTTAAAGATAGCAGCAACATGGTGTTTATTATGGTGGATGTAGACGGAAAGTATGAACAAAGCAACCGTTTTGTAAAACAGAACAACTACAACTTTCCGCTGTATGTGCCTGCGAGTGCTATTCCTTCATCCTTTTTAGGCAATGCCATTCCTACAACGGTGGTGCTGAATAAAAAAGGCAAAATTGCTATGCGCCATGAAGGTGGGGCAGATTATGGCAGCGCTAAATCGGAGAAATTTATACAGTCATTATTGAACGATTAA
- a CDS encoding AraC family transcriptional regulator produces the protein MQVKNYLQRIQLTPGSQLQTLVENRRVFNLNTCELNVFESYQQAYHIPLTFNDFVITSMVRGKKIMHLMDKPAFDYLPGETVIVPAGETMVIDFPEAASENPTQCIALAIDATYINSTLDYLNEYYGAGNEQHQWQLHCNQYHFENDTDVTSLINKLIGVCSSSNASRDIYADLHLKELLIRLIQSQHLQQVDTAKSVHQNKSRLHYVLHYIHEHLTEKIAIDALSRKAYVSRNIFYKWFKEQFGITPLDYINRERVKLAKQLLVQQQNSVQAVSNMCGFSDVNYFIRVFKKTEGTTPKAYQSCYLF, from the coding sequence ATGCAGGTAAAAAATTATTTGCAGCGAATTCAATTAACGCCAGGTTCCCAGTTGCAGACATTGGTGGAAAACCGGCGTGTATTTAACCTGAACACCTGTGAACTGAATGTGTTTGAGAGCTATCAGCAAGCCTATCATATCCCGCTTACATTCAATGATTTTGTGATCACCAGCATGGTAAGGGGTAAAAAGATTATGCATTTAATGGATAAGCCCGCTTTTGATTACCTGCCCGGTGAAACAGTGATTGTGCCCGCCGGGGAAACCATGGTGATTGATTTTCCGGAAGCGGCTTCGGAAAATCCTACCCAATGTATAGCACTGGCTATAGATGCCACCTATATTAACAGTACGCTTGATTATCTGAATGAATATTACGGGGCAGGCAACGAGCAGCATCAATGGCAGCTGCATTGTAACCAATATCATTTTGAAAACGACACAGATGTTACTTCTCTCATTAATAAACTGATAGGGGTGTGCAGCAGCAGTAATGCCAGCAGGGATATTTATGCCGACCTGCATTTGAAAGAATTGTTGATACGATTAATTCAGAGCCAGCATTTGCAACAGGTAGATACAGCCAAAAGTGTGCACCAGAATAAAAGCCGGTTGCACTATGTGTTGCATTACATACACGAGCATTTGACTGAAAAAATAGCCATTGATGCTTTGAGCCGCAAGGCGTATGTAAGCCGGAATATTTTTTATAAATGGTTTAAAGAGCAGTTTGGCATTACGCCACTGGATTATATTAACCGCGAAAGGGTAAAGCTGGCTAAGCAACTACTGGTGCAGCAGCAGAATAGTGTGCAGGCGGTGAGTAATATGTGTGGGTTTAGCGATGTGAATTATTTTATCAGGGTATTTAAGAAAACAGAAGGCACCACCCCCAAGGCTTACCAAAGCTGCTATCTCTTTTAA
- a CDS encoding aldehyde dehydrogenase family protein, which produces MSTSTATAPQANVASRPRFKDKYDHFIGGEWVAPASGEYFDNISPIDGKVFTRAARGNAQDIDKAITAAHEAFATWGKSGAAYRSNLLLKIAQVIEDNLEYLATVETIDNGKAIRETRAADLPLAVDHFRYFAGVLRSEEGTISEHDESTVSINLHEPIGVVGQIIPWNFPLLMAAWKIAPALAAGCCVVVKPAEQTPTSIMCLMELIGDILPKGVLNIVTGFGVEAGKPLASSPRIQKVAFTGETTTGRLIMQYASENLIPLTMELGGKSPNIFFESVGDADDAFFDKAVEGAVLFALNQGEVCTCPSRILVHEKIYDKFMSRVIQRTKAIKMGNPLDATVMMGAQASEDQYQKILSYLDIGKQEGAQVLCGGEAFHQNSGLEHGYYIQPTIFKGSNKMRIFQEEIFGPVVCVTTFSSTEEAIQIANDTLYGLGAGVWTRDAHELYQVPRAIQAGRVWVNCYHAYPAHAPFGGYKKSGFGRETHKMMLNHYRQTKNMLISYSKDKLGFF; this is translated from the coding sequence ATGAGTACTTCCACCGCTACTGCCCCTCAGGCAAACGTAGCATCACGCCCCCGTTTTAAAGACAAATATGATCATTTCATTGGCGGAGAATGGGTTGCCCCTGCCAGCGGTGAATATTTCGACAATATCTCCCCTATTGATGGCAAAGTGTTTACCAGGGCTGCCCGTGGCAATGCCCAGGATATTGACAAAGCCATTACTGCCGCACACGAAGCTTTTGCCACCTGGGGCAAATCAGGCGCTGCCTATCGCAGCAACCTGTTATTAAAAATAGCCCAGGTAATAGAAGACAACCTGGAATACCTGGCTACGGTAGAAACCATCGATAATGGCAAAGCCATCCGCGAAACCCGCGCAGCCGATCTGCCATTGGCTGTAGATCATTTCCGGTATTTTGCCGGCGTATTGCGTAGCGAAGAAGGCACCATCAGCGAACACGACGAAAGCACCGTAAGCATTAACCTGCACGAGCCCATTGGCGTAGTAGGCCAAATCATTCCCTGGAACTTTCCCCTTTTAATGGCTGCCTGGAAGATAGCCCCGGCACTGGCTGCCGGCTGTTGCGTGGTAGTGAAACCCGCAGAACAAACACCTACCAGCATTATGTGCCTGATGGAGCTGATCGGCGACATTTTACCTAAGGGGGTTTTGAATATTGTTACCGGCTTTGGCGTAGAAGCAGGCAAACCATTGGCCAGCTCGCCCCGCATTCAAAAAGTGGCCTTTACCGGCGAAACCACTACCGGCCGCTTGATTATGCAATACGCATCTGAAAACCTCATTCCGTTAACCATGGAATTAGGTGGCAAAAGTCCCAACATCTTTTTTGAAAGCGTGGGCGATGCAGATGATGCCTTCTTTGATAAAGCAGTAGAGGGCGCAGTGCTTTTTGCCTTGAACCAGGGCGAAGTGTGTACCTGCCCCAGCCGCATACTGGTGCACGAAAAAATATATGATAAGTTTATGAGCCGCGTGATACAACGCACCAAGGCTATTAAAATGGGCAATCCGTTGGATGCCACTGTAATGATGGGCGCGCAGGCCAGTGAAGATCAATACCAGAAAATACTCAGCTACCTCGATATTGGCAAACAGGAAGGGGCACAGGTGCTGTGTGGCGGCGAAGCTTTTCATCAAAACAGCGGACTGGAGCACGGCTACTATATCCAGCCTACCATTTTTAAAGGCAGCAATAAAATGCGCATCTTCCAGGAAGAGATATTCGGCCCGGTAGTATGCGTTACCACTTTCTCTTCTACCGAAGAAGCCATTCAAATTGCCAACGATACTTTATATGGCCTGGGAGCGGGCGTGTGGACACGTGATGCACATGAGTTATACCAGGTGCCACGCGCCATTCAGGCCGGACGTGTGTGGGTAAACTGTTACCATGCTTACCCCGCACACGCACCATTTGGCGGCTATAAAAAATCAGGATTCGGCCGCGAAACACACAAAATGATGCTGAACCATTACCGCCAGACCAAAAACATGCTCATTAGTTACAGCAAAGACAAATTGGGATTCTTTTAG
- a CDS encoding DUF779 domain-containing protein, translating into MVERITATDAAIDLIEKLRKQHGPLMFHQSGGCCDGSQPMCFPEGEFKTGASDICLGTIAGCPFYMSRDQFEYWKHTQLTLDVINGRGSSFSLEIPLGVRFHIRSRVFTEEEIQQLAI; encoded by the coding sequence ATGGTAGAAAGAATTACAGCCACCGACGCCGCCATTGACTTGATTGAAAAGCTAAGAAAACAACATGGACCGCTGATGTTTCATCAAAGCGGCGGCTGCTGCGATGGATCGCAACCGATGTGCTTTCCGGAAGGAGAATTTAAAACAGGCGCCAGCGATATATGCCTTGGCACTATTGCCGGTTGCCCGTTTTACATGAGCCGCGATCAATTTGAATACTGGAAACATACCCAACTTACATTGGATGTTATCAATGGCCGTGGTAGCAGTTTTTCTTTGGAAATACCGTTAGGTGTGCGTTTTCATATTCGTTCGCGTGTGTTTACCGAAGAAGAGATTCAACAACTGGCTATATAA
- a CDS encoding FecR family protein, with amino-acid sequence MTYTYSHINHLVLTRIGEGDETALKVLYYQYCYQLYHISYSIVRSESRSRQALQAIFLDIWRDRDALEGVFNVPAYLHVLLCKHLLDGGTTGEEVALLEARIVENEEELPAEKSMLTLSPQEADVLYAKITSRLHGQQRSLQWKYMLVAVVVTGIIGAGAFWFNGYYNAFHTYATKAGEHRTFILPDGSKVRLYGKSMLRLAGGYGDKRREMELKGAGVFEVKHDSARSFIVHTVAMEINDADSTFQIRSYPEELADITANISGKARVTLKRRNKSRAIYHLEAMQKLVVMKQPAEEDSETVDPRVELLDSCHDTTVYDNLH; translated from the coding sequence TTGACCTATACTTATTCACATATCAACCATCTTGTTCTTACGCGGATTGGAGAAGGAGACGAAACTGCTTTAAAGGTTTTGTATTACCAGTATTGTTACCAATTGTATCATATTTCCTATAGCATAGTTCGGAGTGAAAGCAGGTCGCGTCAAGCCTTACAGGCTATCTTCCTGGATATCTGGCGCGACAGGGATGCGCTGGAAGGAGTTTTTAATGTGCCGGCTTACCTGCATGTGTTGCTGTGTAAACATCTGTTGGATGGAGGTACTACAGGGGAAGAGGTGGCTTTGCTGGAAGCAAGAATTGTGGAGAATGAGGAAGAGCTGCCGGCAGAGAAAAGTATGTTAACGCTAAGCCCGCAGGAGGCTGATGTGTTGTATGCAAAAATTACGTCGCGTTTACACGGGCAACAGCGGTCGTTGCAATGGAAGTATATGCTGGTGGCTGTAGTGGTTACGGGTATAATAGGCGCTGGGGCGTTCTGGTTTAATGGTTATTATAATGCGTTTCATACCTATGCCACCAAAGCGGGTGAGCACAGAACATTTATTTTGCCAGATGGTTCCAAAGTGCGTTTATATGGAAAAAGCATGCTAAGGCTTGCGGGTGGTTATGGCGATAAAAGGCGGGAAATGGAGTTAAAAGGGGCAGGCGTTTTTGAGGTGAAGCACGATAGCGCACGGTCGTTTATTGTGCATACAGTGGCCATGGAAATAAATGACGCGGATTCTACTTTTCAGATACGAAGCTATCCGGAAGAGTTGGCAGATATTACTGCTAACATATCGGGTAAAGCCAGGGTTACTTTAAAAAGAAGGAATAAGAGTAGAGCTATTTACCACCTCGAAGCCATGCAAAAGCTGGTAGTAATGAAACAACCCGCCGAAGAGGATAGCGAAACTGTAGACCCCCGGGTTGAATTGCTGGATAGTTGCCACGACACTACGGTATATGACAACCTGCATTAG